From a single Candidatus Hydrogenedentota bacterium genomic region:
- a CDS encoding efflux RND transporter permease subunit, translating into MLARIFIARPRFAMVICIVLTLAGVVSMFALPIEQYPSVTPPEVNVRTRYPGASAEVLAATVAAPLEEEMNGVDNMIYMQSDCDNQGNYSLTVTFAVGTNLDMCLVKVQNRVSQALPRLPTEVSQQGMSVSSRSSSTLGIVIFFSPKGTHDRFFISDYVNSYVKDELMRIPGVGGATVMGSKFAMRAWLDVDRLNALGISTDEVVAAIRSQNVQASVGAVGAAPGNENHQLVYALQTMGRLNDPKDFENIIVRTNDAGGLVRLKDIGTVEKGADQYSAEGFYKEGESTGLLLNQMPGSNAITTMDALYERLEQLKASFPEDLDYRIPFDATTFVRISIKEIVTTLILTFGLVVFVCYIFLEDWRATLIPTLAIPVSLLSTFLILMAVGFTINLLTLFALVLAIGIVVDDAIIVVERVTYLMEEERLDHRAATYKAMEQISGAIIASTLVLLAIFVPVAFLGGITGQIYRQFAVAISTAIFFSGVVALTLSPALCSLILRIPKERRHGPLRWFNTLVKGSRMLYVTLSSWLCRRPAVAIVCLATVVGIAVLLFQVTPGAFIPDEDQGIIFAAVQLPEGATLSRTKTQIQEIMPAILETPGVRQLFGVAGFSMIGGRGENVGFLVVQLNPWDERKTADTRISAIAQKLRAYTATIPNAEINFFTPPAIMGLGRTGGIDVRVQALEDPDPQRLASVTKGFLASLSQAPEIMFAFTGYTANTPNLYVEVEREKAESLGVPVSSIFTTLQGYLGSRYVNDVNFGSRVNQVYIQAEWKDRKDSEDVRRLYVKSRRGEMVSMDSLVTLRTITAPRVTDRFNLFPSAAMTASTVPGVSSGAGIAALERVAAQTLPPGYGLAWSGMSYQEKETGSEGVVLIGLALVFGYLFLVAQYESWTIPVPVMLSLPTAMLGAMLGLNITGIALSIYSQLGLIMLVGIASKNAILIVEFARDTHEGQGESIVDSATTAMYQRFRPVLMTAFTTFLGTLPMVLATGAGSGARRSIGTTLFSGMSMATILGILFIPALYVIFQTLREKLKHMLHISSEPRSEEHQEEVS; encoded by the coding sequence ATGCTGGCACGCATATTCATAGCGCGTCCGCGCTTCGCCATGGTCATCTGCATTGTATTGACGCTGGCGGGCGTGGTGTCCATGTTTGCCCTGCCCATTGAGCAATACCCGTCGGTCACGCCGCCCGAGGTCAACGTTCGAACCCGGTATCCTGGCGCCAGCGCCGAAGTGCTGGCAGCCACGGTCGCCGCGCCGCTCGAAGAAGAGATGAACGGCGTCGACAACATGATCTACATGCAGTCCGACTGCGACAACCAAGGGAATTACAGTCTGACGGTGACGTTCGCGGTGGGCACAAACCTCGACATGTGCCTGGTCAAAGTGCAGAACCGGGTGTCACAGGCTCTGCCCAGGCTGCCGACGGAAGTGTCGCAGCAGGGAATGTCCGTCAGCTCGCGGTCATCGAGCACTCTCGGAATTGTGATTTTTTTCTCGCCCAAAGGGACTCATGACCGCTTCTTCATCAGCGACTATGTGAACTCGTACGTTAAAGACGAGTTGATGCGCATTCCGGGTGTGGGCGGGGCGACGGTCATGGGGTCGAAGTTTGCCATGCGGGCATGGCTTGACGTGGACCGGCTGAATGCACTCGGGATCAGTACAGACGAAGTGGTCGCCGCGATTCGAAGTCAGAACGTGCAGGCCTCGGTTGGCGCGGTCGGCGCGGCGCCCGGTAACGAAAACCACCAGCTCGTATATGCGCTTCAGACGATGGGCCGTCTGAACGATCCAAAGGATTTCGAGAACATCATCGTCCGCACAAATGATGCAGGCGGTCTGGTGCGCCTGAAGGATATCGGCACGGTCGAGAAAGGGGCCGACCAGTATTCGGCGGAGGGTTTCTACAAAGAGGGCGAGAGTACCGGCCTACTGCTCAACCAGATGCCGGGTTCGAATGCGATCACGACGATGGATGCGTTGTATGAGCGCCTTGAGCAGCTGAAGGCGAGTTTCCCGGAAGACCTCGATTACCGCATTCCTTTTGACGCGACCACGTTTGTGCGGATCAGCATCAAAGAGATCGTAACGACGCTTATCCTGACCTTCGGGCTCGTGGTGTTTGTGTGCTACATTTTCCTGGAAGATTGGCGCGCGACCCTGATCCCGACGCTGGCGATCCCGGTCTCTCTTCTCAGCACGTTTCTGATCTTGATGGCCGTTGGCTTTACGATCAATCTGCTGACGCTGTTCGCGCTGGTGCTGGCGATTGGGATTGTGGTAGACGATGCCATCATTGTGGTGGAACGCGTGACCTATTTGATGGAAGAAGAGCGTCTGGATCACCGGGCCGCCACCTACAAGGCGATGGAGCAGATTTCCGGGGCGATCATAGCTTCGACGCTGGTGTTGCTGGCCATCTTCGTGCCGGTGGCGTTTCTGGGGGGCATTACGGGCCAGATTTACCGGCAGTTTGCGGTGGCCATTTCGACGGCCATCTTCTTTTCGGGAGTGGTCGCCCTGACGCTGAGCCCCGCTCTGTGTTCCCTCATCTTGCGCATTCCCAAGGAGCGGCGGCACGGTCCTCTGCGCTGGTTCAACACCCTCGTCAAGGGCAGCCGGATGTTATATGTGACGCTTTCGTCGTGGCTTTGTCGCCGCCCGGCGGTCGCCATTGTATGTCTCGCAACCGTGGTGGGCATTGCCGTATTGCTGTTCCAGGTCACGCCGGGGGCCTTTATTCCCGATGAAGATCAGGGGATCATCTTCGCGGCGGTGCAGTTGCCGGAAGGCGCAACGCTGAGCCGCACCAAGACGCAAATCCAGGAGATCATGCCGGCTATCCTCGAGACGCCAGGCGTGCGCCAGCTGTTCGGCGTGGCCGGATTCAGCATGATCGGCGGCCGCGGCGAGAACGTGGGGTTTCTGGTCGTCCAGCTCAATCCCTGGGATGAACGCAAGACAGCGGACACGCGGATATCGGCAATCGCGCAGAAACTGCGCGCGTACACCGCCACCATACCCAATGCGGAGATCAATTTCTTCACCCCGCCGGCCATCATGGGATTGGGGCGAACGGGGGGCATCGATGTACGGGTGCAGGCCCTCGAGGACCCGGACCCGCAGCGTCTCGCCTCGGTAACCAAGGGGTTCCTTGCCAGCCTGAGCCAGGCGCCTGAAATCATGTTCGCGTTCACGGGCTATACGGCCAATACGCCGAATCTGTACGTCGAAGTGGAGCGGGAAAAGGCGGAATCGCTCGGCGTGCCGGTATCGAGCATATTCACCACCCTTCAAGGCTATCTCGGCTCGCGGTACGTCAACGACGTCAATTTCGGCAGCCGCGTCAATCAGGTGTACATCCAGGCGGAATGGAAGGATCGCAAAGATTCGGAGGATGTCAGGCGCCTGTACGTGAAGAGCAGGCGCGGCGAGATGGTCTCGATGGACAGCCTGGTCACGCTTCGCACCATAACGGCCCCGCGGGTGACGGACCGCTTCAATCTGTTCCCCAGCGCGGCGATGACGGCGTCGACCGTTCCCGGAGTCAGTTCGGGTGCGGGGATTGCCGCCCTCGAGCGCGTGGCCGCCCAAACGCTTCCCCCGGGTTACGGGCTGGCATGGTCGGGCATGAGTTACCAGGAGAAAGAAACCGGCAGCGAAGGGGTGGTGCTGATCGGGCTGGCCCTCGTCTTCGGCTACCTCTTCCTGGTGGCCCAGTATGAGAGCTGGACGATTCCGGTGCCGGTCATGCTGTCGCTGCCGACAGCGATGCTCGGCGCGATGTTGGGTCTCAATATCACCGGCATCGCCTTGAGCATATACTCCCAGCTTGGGCTAATCATGCTTGTGGGCATCGCGAGCAAGAACGCCATTCTGATCGTTGAATTCGCGCGCGACACCCATGAAGGCCAGGGGGAAAGCATTGTGGACTCCGCGACGACCGCGATGTATCAGCGGTTCCGGCCCGTTCTGATGACGGCCTTCACCACATTCCTGGGGACGCTGCCCATGGTGCTTGCCACGGGGGCCGGCTCGGGGGCGCGGCGCTCCATCGGGACCACGTTGTTTTCTGGAATGAGCATGGCCACGATTCTGGGCATCCTGTTCATTCCGGCTCTGTACGTGATATTCCAAACCCTGCGGGAAAAACTCAAGCATATGCTGCACATTTCGTCTGAACCGCGCTCTGAGGAGCACCAGGAGGAGGTCTCATGA
- a CDS encoding efflux RND transporter periplasmic adaptor subunit, with amino-acid sequence MTNDSNADGRAVAPRRPNRILGFAQAVLILVLLGAGWFLRGLIPSAPVAGGPPGAMGGPQGPPAIVAAVITEGPAEAPEEFIGHVESVESVNVTPQVAGYLQTVHFEEGSVVAAGDLLFTIEKAPFEARVALAEAAVQQAEANVPAAQADLEAARANLVRAEKYFERLKNADERSVVQADMDKATADFEQSQARVKQAAAAVQQAQAALEQAKANLSLARIDLGYTEIRAPISGPIGKALVTEGNYVTPASGPLARIVQVDPARVVYSVPDRKYVTLLKIMNERGASALDLRLRLPDGTLYEGQGQWSFTDNEMDQATGSIALRARFDNPKRLLVPKTNVTVLAQSAETRTAPKVPSQAVMADSRGEFVYVVNAESIAEERRVVLGAEVEGYRIVDEGLVPGEQVVVQGLQKTQPGQPVQATIQPTGTEGN; translated from the coding sequence TTGACGAATGACAGCAATGCAGACGGGCGCGCGGTGGCGCCGCGCCGCCCCAACCGTATCCTTGGATTTGCCCAGGCAGTCTTGATTCTTGTGTTGCTGGGGGCGGGCTGGTTCTTGCGCGGCCTGATACCGAGCGCTCCGGTGGCGGGCGGGCCTCCCGGCGCGATGGGTGGGCCTCAAGGGCCGCCGGCGATCGTGGCCGCCGTCATAACCGAGGGTCCGGCTGAAGCGCCCGAGGAATTCATCGGGCATGTCGAGTCGGTCGAATCCGTCAACGTTACGCCGCAAGTGGCGGGCTACTTGCAGACGGTCCATTTTGAAGAAGGCAGCGTTGTTGCGGCCGGCGACCTGCTGTTCACGATCGAGAAGGCGCCGTTTGAAGCGCGGGTGGCGCTTGCCGAGGCAGCCGTGCAACAGGCGGAAGCCAACGTACCGGCGGCCCAGGCGGACCTCGAGGCGGCCCGCGCCAACCTGGTCCGCGCAGAGAAGTATTTCGAGCGTCTGAAGAACGCCGACGAACGCAGCGTGGTGCAGGCCGATATGGATAAGGCCACGGCGGATTTCGAGCAGAGCCAGGCGCGTGTGAAACAAGCCGCGGCCGCGGTTCAACAAGCTCAGGCGGCTCTCGAGCAGGCGAAAGCCAATTTGAGCCTGGCGCGGATCGACCTAGGGTATACGGAGATCCGGGCGCCCATCAGCGGCCCGATTGGCAAGGCGCTCGTGACCGAAGGCAACTATGTCACGCCCGCCAGCGGTCCGCTTGCCCGCATCGTGCAGGTCGATCCGGCACGCGTGGTGTACTCCGTGCCCGACCGGAAATACGTGACTCTGCTCAAGATCATGAACGAACGCGGCGCGTCGGCCTTGGACCTGCGCCTGCGCCTCCCGGACGGTACGCTGTATGAAGGCCAGGGACAATGGAGTTTTACGGACAACGAAATGGACCAGGCCACGGGAAGCATTGCGTTGCGGGCGCGTTTTGACAATCCCAAACGCCTGCTGGTTCCGAAGACGAACGTGACGGTGTTGGCGCAGTCCGCCGAGACGCGTACCGCGCCGAAGGTGCCCTCACAAGCCGTAATGGCGGATTCGCGAGGAGAATTCGTGTACGTGGTGAATGCAGAAAGCATTGCCGAAGAGCGGCGCGTCGTATTGGGAGCGGAAGTGGAGGGCTATCGGATTGTCGACGAGGGGCTTGTTCCCGGCGAGCAAGTCGTCGTGCAAGGCCTTCAGAAAACGCAGCCCGGACAGCCCGTCCAGGCGACCATTCAACCGACCGGCACCGAAGGAAACTGA
- a CDS encoding TetR family transcriptional regulator, with product MARKTKEESQETRRSILLAALDVLSEKGYSRATFVDIAKRIGMTKGAVYWHFKNKQSLLAALMQEMHERELGLVAEEAGRAASLDDLRTYVVARVRIATRDELCRKFAFFALLQMEWSVDMMAAVRDELMNFRTEPFDEFGHILNEARRRGELREDIDINVVKDMLTSMWIGLLTVHFQGLSATDPVQTAEIALGTLINSLRA from the coding sequence ATGGCAAGAAAGACGAAGGAAGAGTCGCAAGAAACACGGCGCTCCATCCTGCTGGCGGCACTGGATGTGCTGAGCGAGAAGGGGTATTCGCGGGCCACATTCGTGGATATCGCGAAGCGCATTGGCATGACCAAGGGCGCGGTGTACTGGCATTTCAAGAACAAGCAGTCGCTGCTGGCCGCGCTGATGCAGGAGATGCACGAACGGGAGCTGGGTCTCGTAGCCGAGGAAGCGGGCAGAGCGGCGTCCTTGGATGACTTGAGAACCTATGTGGTGGCCCGGGTGCGTATCGCGACGCGCGACGAACTATGCCGGAAGTTCGCATTTTTCGCGTTGCTCCAGATGGAATGGTCGGTGGATATGATGGCGGCCGTCCGGGATGAATTGATGAACTTCCGGACGGAACCCTTTGACGAATTCGGCCACATTCTGAACGAGGCACGGCGTCGTGGGGAACTCCGCGAAGACATCGACATCAACGTTGTGAAAGACATGCTGACAAGCATGTGGATTGGCCTCTTGACGGTGCATTTTCAAGGCTTGAGCGCGACAGATCCCGTACAGACCGCGGAAATTGCCCTTGGAACGTTGATCAACAGCCTGCGGGCATAG